One window of the Trifolium pratense cultivar HEN17-A07 linkage group LG2, ARS_RC_1.1, whole genome shotgun sequence genome contains the following:
- the LOC123908443 gene encoding 7-deoxyloganetin glucosyltransferase-like — MSYIAEKKPHAVVIPYPVQGHINPLFKLAKLLHLRGFHITFVNTEYNHKRLLKSRGQKALASLTDFIFETIPDGLPPMEGNGDVSQDIPSLCQSVRRNFYQPFCELLARLKDSAISGHIPPVTCLVSDCYMSFTLQVAQELALPILFCAPGSASFFLSTLHFRTLLDKGLIPLKDESYLTSGYLDNKVDCIPGMKDFRLKDLPDFIRTTNPNDSMVEFLIEASDRFHKASAIVFNTYNELESDVMNALYSMFPSLYTIGPLSSFLNQTPQNNLASLGSNLWKEDTKCLEWLESKEPGSVVYVNFGSISVMTPEQLLEFAWGLANSMKTFLWIIRPDLVIGGSFILSSEFENEISDRGQIASWCPQEQVLNHPSIGGFLTHCGWNSTIESICAGVPMLCWPFFADQPTNCRYICNEWEIGMEIDTNVKREEVEKLINELIVGEKGKKMRQKAMELKKKADENTSPGCCSYMNLDKVIKEVLLKQY, encoded by the exons ATGAGTTACATTGCTGAGAAAAAGCCACATGCTGTGGTGATTCCATATCCAGTTCAAGGCCATATCAATCCATTATTCAAACTAGCAAAACTTCTTCACCTTAGAGGCTTTCACATAACTTTTGTTAACACCGAATACAATCACAAACGCTTGCTCAAATCGAGGGGTCAAAAAGCCTTAGCTAGTTTAACTGATTTTATCTTTGAGACTATTCCAGATGGTTTACCTCCAATGGAAGGTAATGGTGATGTTAGTCAAGACATACCATCTCTTTGTCAATCAGTGAGAAGGAATTTCTATCAACCCTTTTGTGAACTTCTTGCTAGACTTAAAGATTCTGCCATTTCTGGTCATATCCCACCAGTTACATGCTTAGTTTCTGACTGTTACATGTCATTTACCTTGCAAGTTGCTCAAGAACTGGCACTCCCAATTCTTTTTTGTGCCCCTGGTAGTGCAAGTTTCTTCTTGTCTACTTTGCACTTTCGTACGCTATTAGACAAAGGTCTAATTCCACTCAAAG ATGAGAGTTATCTGACAAGTGGATATTTAGACAACAAAGTAGATTGTATTCCAGGTATGAAAGACTTTCGGTTGAAGGACCTTCCTGACTTCATAAGGACAACAAATCCTAATGATTCCATGGTAGAATTTCTCATTGAAGCATCAGATAGATTCCACAAAGCCTCTGCTATTGTTTTTAACACTTATAATGAGCTTGAGAGTGATGTAATGAATGCACTCTATTCTATGTTCCCTTCTTTATATACCATTGGCCCTTTAtcttcatttttaaatcaaaCTCCACAGAATAATTTGGCTTCTTTAGGTTCCAATCTATGGAAAGAAGATACCAAGTGTCTCGAATGGCTTGAATCCAAGGAACCTGGGTCAGTTGTTTATGTGAATTTCGGCAGCATTTCAGTTATGACTCCAGAACAATTACTAGAGTTTGCTTGGGGTTTGGCCAATAGCATGAAAACCTTTTTGTGGATCATTAGGCCCGACCTTGTCATTGGTGGCTCGTTTATTTTGTCATCCGAGTTTGAGAATGAAATTTCAGATAGAGGCCAAATTGCAAGTTGGTGTCCGCAAGAGCAAGTACTAAACCACCCTTCAATTGGTGGATTCTTGACTCATTGTGGATGGAACTCAACCATTGAAAGCATATGTGCTGGAGTTCCAATGTTGTGTTGGCCGTTCTTTGCCGATCAACCAACAAACTGTAGATATATATGCAACGAGTGGGAGATTGGAATGGAAATCGATACTAATGTGAAGAGGGAGGAGGTGGAGAAGCTAATCAATGAATTGATTGTCGGAGAGAAAGGAAAGAAGATGAGGCAAAAGGCCATGGAGTTGAAGAAGAAGGCAGATGAGAACACTAGTCCAGGTTGTTGTTCATACATGAACTTGGACAAAGTTATTAAGGAGGTCTTGCTTAAACAATATTAG